Sequence from the Blochmannia endosymbiont of Colobopsis nipponica genome:
TGTATGTAATGGAACACGACCTTCACGATACCACTCAGTGCGTGCAATCTCAACTCCACCCAAACGACCACTTACCTCCACTTTTATTCCCTTAGCTCCCAAACGCATAGCACTTTGCACAACTCTCTTCATAGCCCTTCTAAACATCACTCTACGTTCTAATTGAGAAACAATATTATCAGCTAATAACTTGGCATCTATCTCTGGCTTACGAACTTCAGCAATATTAACCTGTGTAGGAACACCTGAAATATGCGCTACAACTCTTCGTAATCTTTCAACATCTTCTCCTTTTTTACCTATTACAATGCCAGGTCTAGCAGTATAAATAGTTACACGAATACTTTTAGCAGGACGTTCAATAACAATACGAGATATTAACGCTTTTGACAATTCTTTAAATAAAAAAGAACGCACTCTAAAATCGCTAAATAAATTGTTAGCAAAATCCTTAGTACCAGCATACCAAGTAGAATTCCAATACCTAATGATTCCTAAACGAATTATGTTAGGATGTACTTTTTGTCCCATTACCAAACCTTTAAGTTATCTAATTTTAATCAATAATAATCTAATATGTTACAATTACAGTAACATGACTAGTACGTTTCAAAATACGATCAGCACGACCTTTAGCACGTGGAACCATTCGTTTAGCAATCGGGCCGACATCAACAAAAATCTTAGCAACTTTTAAATCCTCAATGTTTAAACCAAAATTATGTTCAGCATTAGCAACGACAGATTTTAAAAGTTTCAAAAGCAAGAAAGCAGATTTCTTGTTAGAAAAATTTAAAATATTAATCGCTTGAAATACTTTCTTTCCTCTAATCATATCTACAACTAAACGTACTTTTTGAGGAGAAGATTGCATATAACGATATTTTGCAATAGCTTGTTGCATTTATTTTAACCTTAACCTAACGTTTTTTAACTTTTTTATCTGATATATAAGTATGACCTCTATAAGTACGAGTTGGAGAAAATTCTCCAAGCTTATGACCAACCATTTCTTCACTAATAAATACAGGTACATGTTGTCGACCATTATGAACAGAAATAGTTAAACCAATCATCTTTGGGAAAATAGTAGAACGCCTAGACCAAGTACGAATTGGTCTTTTATTACCACTTTCTACTGCTTTTTCCACTTTTCTTAATAGATGAGCATCAATAAATGGACCTTTTTTAAGAGAACGTGGCATAAAATTTTAATTATCCTCTAATTTATTTAACACTACGATGACGTATAATAAACTTATCAGTACGTTTGTTACTACGAGTTCTCTTACCTTTAGTTTTTAAACCCCAAGGAGAAACCGGATGTTTACCAAAATTACGACCCTCACCACCTCCATGAGGATGATCTACTGGATTCATAGCAGTACCTCTGACAGTTGGACGAATACCTCGCCATCTACTCGCACCTGCTTTACCAAACATACGTAACATATGCTCATTATTGCCAACTTCACCCAACGTTGCACGACATGTAGCTTGAATTTTACGCACTTCACCTGAACGAAGACGCAAAGTCACAAAAGAATCATCCCGAGCTATAATCTGAGCACATGCACCTGCAGAACGCGCTAATTGCCCTCCTTTACCAACTTTCATTTCTATATTATGTACAATAGAACCAATCGGAATAAATTGCATAGGCAAAGAATTACCAATTCTTACCGGCACATCAAGGCCAGATTGAATTTCATCTCCAATTTTTAGATTTTTTACTCCTAAAATATAACGACGCTCACCATCTTTATATAAAATTAAAGCAATATAAGTAGAACGATTAGGATCGTATTCCAAACGCTCTACTACACCTAAAATATTATCTTTATTCCTTTTAAAATCAAGCAATCGATAACACCTTTTATGTCTACCACCAATATGACGCACTGTAATACATCCACGATTATTACGCCCTCCTGATTTTCTTAATGGACGTAATAAAGCACTACAAGGACTACCTTTATGCAAACTATAGTTAACTACCTTAACTAAATGACGTCTACCAGGCGATGTAGACTTACACTTTACAATAGTCATAATCAAATAATCTTAATATTTTGATGTTCATTTATGCACTTTATTCAACTTGGTCTCGCTAATTAAATCTATTCTTTCACCTTCTTTTAAAGAAACATATGCCTTTTTCCAATCACTACGACGACCAAAATGCTTCTTACTGCGCTTTATTTTTCCTTTAACTACCAAAGTCCGTACATTTTGTACTTTAACGGAAAATAAATTTTGCACAGCAATCTTGATATCGATTTTTTTAGCAGATTTGACTGTTCTAAAAACAACAGTATTAAATTTATCCGTAGCAACTGACGTTTTTTCAGAAACGTAAGGAGATTGAAGTACATTTAATAAATACTCTCTATAAATTTTACGCACACATTTCCTCTATTTTTCTGATTGAATCACAAACCACAACTACCTTATCAAAAATAATCAAACTAATAGGATTAATATTAATCGTTTGAATAACTTTAATATTCTGCAAGTTACGAGCAGCTAAAAATAAATTATTTTCCCTATTGTTAACAATAATCAAAATTTTTTTCAGAATTTCTCTTTCAACTAATTTCATATCTTTTAACTTTTCTATTAAGGAACTGGTTCTTGGTTTGTTAATAGAAAAGTTATTAACAATAAACAAACGCTTCTGACGAACTAATTCAGATAGGATACTCCTTAATGCGCCCTTATACATCTTTTTATTAATTTTTTGGCTATAATCTCGAGGTTTAGAAGCAAAAGTAACACCGCCAGAACGCCAAATAGGACTTTTCACAGAACCAGCACGTGCTCGACCTGTCCCTTTCTGACGCCAAGGCTTCTTATTAGAACCAGTTACTAATGCTCGACTTTTCTGAGATTTTGTTCCTTGACGAGAACCAGCCGCATATGCAACAACAACCTGATGTATCAATGCTTTATTAAAAGGCCTATCAAATACAAAACTTGACACTTTTAACATAAGACCATTATCTTGTAACTGTAAATCCATAAAACACTCTCGAATCAAATACCTAAATCAAATTTACCTATATTTTATAAATCACCTTCTTAAACTTTATAGAAATCAATTTACCTAATAGAAGGCTTAATCAAAATATCATTTCCAATAGATCCCGGTATTGATCCTTTAATTAATAATAAATTACGGACTAAATCAACACGGACAAGATCCAAACTTTGTACAGTATTTTTCTTATTACCTAATTGTCCAGGCATCTTTTTACCTTTAAAAACTTTTCCTGGAGTTTGATTTTGTCCAATAGATCCTGGAGCTCGATGTGATAAAGAATTTCCATGACTAGCATCTTGTGAATGAAAATTCCAACGCTTAATGACACCTGCAAATCCCTTACCTTTTGATATACCAGTTACATCAACTCGTTTGATAGACATAAAAGACTCAACGTTAAACTTCTGACCTACTTTAACATTTAAGATTTCTTTTTCAGAAATACGAAACTCCCACAAACCACGCCCTGCCTTCACTCCTGCCTTTAAAAAATGACCTAATTCTGCCTTATTCAAGCGACTCTTCTTCCTACTACCAGTAGTAAATTGAATAGCAAAATACCCATCACTGTGTAGATTTTTAATTTGAGTGACACTATTAGGCTCTACGTAAACTACGGTAACTGGGGTAACAACACCATTTTCATTAAAAATCCTAGTCATACCCAATTTTTTACCAACTAAACCATACATTTACAAAAATCCTTGATAATATGAAAAATATAAAAAAGCAAATTAACCAAGACTAATTTGAACATCAACACCAGCAGCTAAGTCTAATCTCATTAAAGCGTCAACAGTTTTTTCAGTCGGCTCAACAATATCCACTAATCGTTTATGAGTACGTATTTCATATTGATCGCGGGCATCTTTATTAACATGAGGAGAAATTAAAACAGTAAAACGTTCTTTACGGGTAGGCAAAGGAATAGGGCCACGTACTTGAGCTCCAGTTCGTTTAGCAGTTTCTACAATTTCTGCAGTTGATTGATCAATTAATTTATGATCAAAAGCTTTCAACCTAATCCTAATTCTTTGATTTTGCATAATAACAAAGGCTCCACTACTCAACGTTTGCATATTTAGTTACATGCAAATAATTACTAATTCCATATTATAAAACACAAAAAAAAGAACAATAAAACCTATCCCCAAATCATGTAAATAATCAAATACAAGAACAACCCATATCAGTATAAACTATTATACCTATAAATAACAATAGATCAATAATAACTTAGAAAACCGAAATTGCAATTAAACAAGATACTAAATCAAATCAAAATACAATAAAATATAAATATAAATTTTAAAATACGGTAAATTAATCTCTCTACATAAGTAAGGATTAAATAGAATCTAAAAAATACAAAATACCAACTTCAAATTTAATAAACCAAAATTAAATTTCCACATAACATAAAGTAATTTCCATAGATAAATAATCTAATAATTATTAGCAACTTGTTGTGCTTATTTATCTATCCTGCCATTCAAATAATCATTTTTCATTTGTGACTGTAAATAATTACACATTCCAATTTTTGAAATGAAATACAACTCAGTTTCCAAAAAATCTACATGTTTTTCTTCATCAACAAGAATTTTTAACATTATATCTCTTGATACATAATCACTTGTTGAATCAATATAAGCAATACTTGCTCGTAAACTTTGTATATTACGTAATTCTAAATCTAAATCATTTTTTAAAATACTCTCAACATCATTACCGATACTCAATTTATCAAATCTGGATATATCTAATACTCCATCTAAAAATAAAATGCGCATAATACAAGAATCTGCATGCTTTTGTTCTTCCATAGATTCTTGATATTCCATTTGAAAAAGATGCACTAAACCCTGCTTCTTAAATATACTAGAATGTAAAAGATACTGATTTATAGCAACAAGTTCATTTTTTAATATATTATTAAAATGATTAACCACCTGATCATCAATTTTCATAAATTCACCTATTCATTCATATGATCAACATGATAACCCAAAAACACACAATCATATCTTTCATAATGATATTTGATCATAAAATACAAGAACTACACCAGTTATAATTAATTCATTATTTCATAATTTTATCCAACTGAATATAACAAGAGAGCATACCCAAAATAATTAGTTATACATACAAAATTAATTGAAATTTTAGATAAAAAATAATTAACACTAATTATACACAAAAAATTTATTTATAAAATAAACAAAAAAATTTTGGATGTAAATTAAATAACACAAAACATAAAATTTGCTGACAGGCAGATTTGAACTGCCGACCTCATCCTTACCAAGAATGTGCTCTAACCAACTGAGCTATGTCAGCAAAATTACGATTAAATAAAGCGGACAGTGGGAATTGAACCCACATCATCAACTTGGAAGGTTGAGGTAATATCCATTATACGATGCCCACCAAAACTAAAAAAAAGATAAAACTACATAAAAGCAAAACAGATGGTGGGGGAAGGATTCGAACCTTCGAAGTCTAAGACGACAGATTTACAGTCTGCTCCCTTTAGCCGCTCGGGAACCCCACCAAGACACAAACAAATGCCGGCAGAAGGACTTGAACCTTCGACCTACTGATTACAAATCAGTTGCTCTACCCACTGAGCTATACCGACCTCTACAAGATTAGAATACAAGATCTTAAAATAAAACATATCAAACCGATAAAATATTTATTTTAAATTATAAAAACTACAGATACTAATATGTTACACAACAACACACCAAGAAATAGAAAAAATTACGCAACCGAAACAAATCAAATACTAACAAGCCAAACATAATTTATTCATAGATTCATAGTATTTAACTATTAATATTTTTGCAAGAAATTATTTACAATTATTAATAAAACATACCAACATTTGTGGGAAATGACATGAATAATAATAAAATACAATTATCTTCAGTTCCTTATCTAGAATTTAATCGCACCCAATGGTCGAGATTAAGAAATTCGGTTCCGTTACTTTTAAACAAGAAAGAAATAAAAAAAATACAAGGAATTAATGAAGAACTTTCTTTACAAGAAGTCAAGAATATTTATCTACCTTTATCACGCCTTCTTAATTTCTATATTACATATAACATAAGACGTAAAATTGCAACAGAACAGTTTTTAGGAACTAATATTCAACCTGTTCCTTATATTATAGGAATAGCTGGAAGTGTCGCAGTTGGTAAAAGCACAACCGCTAGAGTATTAAAAACATTGCTAAGTAGATGGCCAGAACATCGTGTGGTAGAATTAGTAACTACAGATGGATTTCTACATTCTAATAAAATTTTAAAAAAAAGAAACATAATGAAAAAAAAAGGCTTTCCACAATCATATGATACACGAAGCCTAGTACACTTTCTTTCCAAAATAAAATCTGGAGAAAAAATAATAAAAGTTCCAATTTATTCTCACTTAATATACGATGTTATTTATAACAAAAAAAAAACAATATCAAAACCAGATATTTTAATCCTTGAAGGACTTAATGTACTACAAAGTAATTTAGACTATAAAGAAAACGCCTATAATATATTTGTATCAGATTTTCTCGATTTTTCTATTTATGTTGATGCTCAAGAGTGGCTATTGAAACGCTGGTATATTCAACGTTTTCTTAAATTACGCCAAAGCACTTTTTTAAACGCTAATTCCTTTTTCCATCACTATACTAAACTTTCCAATCAACAAACTATCAAAAACGCATCTAAAATATGGAAAGAAATTAATAGTCCAAATTTACGACAAAATATATTACCTACAAAAAAACGTGCGAACCTCATTTTAATTAAAAGCATAAATCACAAAATAAATAAAATTAAGGTAAGAACATAATCTAATTACTTTCTTTACCATTAAATAATAATCTAAATATTTTATAATATAAATAAGTCAACATTTAATAACAAATTTAATAACCTTATATTCGACAAATATTTAAAATAATCAAAACACGATTACTGAAATTATCTCATCCATTTGAAATAAACTCTATAATCATATGGTAAAGTAATAAAATAAATTTAATATCAACTAAAATAATTTTTAAACGTTCAACATAATGATACTAATTTTAAATAAAATAACTAATCGATGGACCCAAATAATACTATACACATTTAAATAAACAATTAACCTAACTAAAAAATATTAGCATTCAAATAAGAATATACTCTTCCGGATCTTTCTAATAGTAAAGCACCCTGTCTATTTATACCACGATTAATACCTTGTAATATTTTATTATTAACCAATAATTTTATTTTTTTATTATAAAAATTATCAAATAATGACCAACGCATAACAAAAGACCTAAAATCTCCATGCTCAAATTTTCGTAAAGTATCATGTAGAACACTAATTAATTCAAAAATTAGTAAATTACGATTGATATAAATATCAAATTCTTGTAAACTTGCCCAACTATTTTTATATACCATATTGCTATAATGTGCTGACATATGAAATGACGATAAATTGATGCCAATGCCAATTATCAAATGTAAAAAATCATCATTAATTTTATTTTTAATTTCTACTAATATTCCCGCTAATTTACGATTATTAAGATAAATGTCATTAGGCCACTTAATTCGTACCATACGTACACCTAATATCTTCAATGTTTCTGCCACCACAACAGCAACCATTGGGCTAAATATCGTATTAAATACTTTTCTCTTAACCATATGCCAATAAATAGAAAAATATAAATTACCACCAAGAAAAGATATCCATTTTCTACCCAACCTACCCATTCCTTGACTCTGATACTCTGCAATACAAACATCTCCAGATTTTAAATTAACAATATGATCTATCAAATATTTATTTGTTGAATCAATTATTAAAAATAAAAATAAATTATTATTCGAATAATCTTTTAAAATATCAGATAAAACATAAAATTCAGTAAAACTCCTATATTCATAATAATAACTAAATTTATTTGCTATATCATGTAATTCCCAATCACAAATTATATGCATATGTAACCAATTTTGAAATCCACATTAATAAAATACACTAACATAATTCATTAAATAATTTAATTGCATCGATTTCACCATGAGCATCAATAAATCTTACTTCTGGCTCTAACCAAATTGAAAACTTATCAGCAACTCTATTACGAATAAAACAAGCTAATTTAACAATCTCAATGCCTGTAGCACACTGATTACTGTTAATTAAAACTAAAGATTGCTTACTGTAAACTCCCGCATTACCTAGCCGATAACCTTTTAAATGACAACTATCTATTAACCAAGCTGCAAATAATTTCACTTTTCCATTACACTGAAAGGAACATGGCATATCAGGGTAACAATTAGATAAGTTATCAGCTATATTCCTATCAACAATTGGATTCTTAAAAAAACTGCCAGCGTTTCCAATTACCGAAGGATCAGGTATACTCCTGCAACGTAAATCATAAATAAAACGAAACAATTGAATAGGTGAAATTTCGCTAACATTTAAACTACGTAATGATCTATAATTAAGGACAGGATGCCAAATTTTAGAAATTTTTAATCCAACAGCAACAACAGCATATTTGTAGAATTTTTTTTTAAATATACTATCACGATATCCAAACTTACAATCAAAAGACATGAAGCGAATTTTTTCTCCATTATTTAACTGTAAAACATCTACATATTCACAAAATTGCTGTAATTCAACACCAAAAGCTCCAATATTATGAATAGGAGCAGCTCCCACATAACCAGGTATCCATGCTAAATTTTCCAAACCAGGCATGTTTCGAAATAAACTATAAACAACTAGCTGATGCCAAATCTCTCCTGCTCCGATATGCAAATGCCAAAAATTACTAGATTCATGCACTAATAATCCTTTTATACGATTCAACAACACAACACCATTATAATCTTCTAAAAATAAAACATTACAACCGCCCCCTAATAATAACACTGATTTATTATTCTGAGTAGCCTGCCGCCAATATATTAAAAGTTCACTTTCACTATAAACTTCCTTAATACTTTCGGCTGATACATCAATAGAAAAAGTATTAAAATATTTCAAAGTTACCTTATTAAATATACACATAACTTAATTCAAATATTAAAATTCATAATTATACCTATATTAAATAAATGCCAATATAGAATAAAACATTGAGTTAAATTTGATCGTCACACCTATTAATTATTTTATAATTAATAGGTGTGACGATCAAATATTCCAAAAATTTATTGAACAGCCACTATACGGTTATTTTGTAAAATTAATTTAATATTTTCTCCAGGTATTATAGAAT
This genomic interval carries:
- the rpsC gene encoding 30S ribosomal protein S3, translating into MGQKVHPNIIRLGIIRYWNSTWYAGTKDFANNLFSDFRVRSFLFKELSKALISRIVIERPAKSIRVTIYTARPGIVIGKKGEDVERLRRVVAHISGVPTQVNIAEVRKPEIDAKLLADNIVSQLERRVMFRRAMKRVVQSAMRLGAKGIKVEVSGRLGGVEIARTEWYREGRVPLHTLRADIDYSMSEARTTYGIIGVKVWVFRGEILGGMPIITPVTVTTSAQIKKPSRRGRIK
- the rplV gene encoding 50S ribosomal protein L22, encoding MQQAIAKYRYMQSSPQKVRLVVDMIRGKKVFQAINILNFSNKKSAFLLLKLLKSVVANAEHNFGLNIEDLKVAKIFVDVGPIAKRMVPRAKGRADRILKRTSHVTVIVTY
- the rpsS gene encoding 30S ribosomal protein S19, which translates into the protein MPRSLKKGPFIDAHLLRKVEKAVESGNKRPIRTWSRRSTIFPKMIGLTISVHNGRQHVPVFISEEMVGHKLGEFSPTRTYRGHTYISDKKVKKR
- the rplB gene encoding 50S ribosomal protein L2, encoding MTIVKCKSTSPGRRHLVKVVNYSLHKGSPCSALLRPLRKSGGRNNRGCITVRHIGGRHKRCYRLLDFKRNKDNILGVVERLEYDPNRSTYIALILYKDGERRYILGVKNLKIGDEIQSGLDVPVRIGNSLPMQFIPIGSIVHNIEMKVGKGGQLARSAGACAQIIARDDSFVTLRLRSGEVRKIQATCRATLGEVGNNEHMLRMFGKAGASRWRGIRPTVRGTAMNPVDHPHGGGEGRNFGKHPVSPWGLKTKGKRTRSNKRTDKFIIRHRSVK
- the rplW gene encoding 50S ribosomal protein L23; the encoded protein is MYREYLLNVLQSPYVSEKTSVATDKFNTVVFRTVKSAKKIDIKIAVQNLFSVKVQNVRTLVVKGKIKRSKKHFGRRSDWKKAYVSLKEGERIDLISETKLNKVHK
- the rplD gene encoding 50S ribosomal protein L4, with amino-acid sequence MDLQLQDNGLMLKVSSFVFDRPFNKALIHQVVVAYAAGSRQGTKSQKSRALVTGSNKKPWRQKGTGRARAGSVKSPIWRSGGVTFASKPRDYSQKINKKMYKGALRSILSELVRQKRLFIVNNFSINKPRTSSLIEKLKDMKLVEREILKKILIIVNNRENNLFLAARNLQNIKVIQTININPISLIIFDKVVVVCDSIRKIEEMCA
- the rplC gene encoding 50S ribosomal protein L3, with translation MYGLVGKKLGMTRIFNENGVVTPVTVVYVEPNSVTQIKNLHSDGYFAIQFTTGSRKKSRLNKAELGHFLKAGVKAGRGLWEFRISEKEILNVKVGQKFNVESFMSIKRVDVTGISKGKGFAGVIKRWNFHSQDASHGNSLSHRAPGSIGQNQTPGKVFKGKKMPGQLGNKKNTVQSLDLVRVDLVRNLLLIKGSIPGSIGNDILIKPSIR
- the rpsJ gene encoding 30S ribosomal protein S10, translated to MQNQRIRIRLKAFDHKLIDQSTAEIVETAKRTGAQVRGPIPLPTRKERFTVLISPHVNKDARDQYEIRTHKRLVDIVEPTEKTVDALMRLDLAAGVDVQISLG
- the bfr gene encoding bacterioferritin; this encodes MKIDDQVVNHFNNILKNELVAINQYLLHSSIFKKQGLVHLFQMEYQESMEEQKHADSCIMRILFLDGVLDISRFDKLSIGNDVESILKNDLDLELRNIQSLRASIAYIDSTSDYVSRDIMLKILVDEEKHVDFLETELYFISKIGMCNYLQSQMKNDYLNGRIDK
- the coaA gene encoding type I pantothenate kinase, yielding MNNNKIQLSSVPYLEFNRTQWSRLRNSVPLLLNKKEIKKIQGINEELSLQEVKNIYLPLSRLLNFYITYNIRRKIATEQFLGTNIQPVPYIIGIAGSVAVGKSTTARVLKTLLSRWPEHRVVELVTTDGFLHSNKILKKRNIMKKKGFPQSYDTRSLVHFLSKIKSGEKIIKVPIYSHLIYDVIYNKKKTISKPDILILEGLNVLQSNLDYKENAYNIFVSDFLDFSIYVDAQEWLLKRWYIQRFLKLRQSTFLNANSFFHHYTKLSNQQTIKNASKIWKEINSPNLRQNILPTKKRANLILIKSINHKINKIKVRT
- a CDS encoding biotin--[acetyl-CoA-carboxylase] ligase; protein product: MHIICDWELHDIANKFSYYYEYRSFTEFYVLSDILKDYSNNNLFLFLIIDSTNKYLIDHIVNLKSGDVCIAEYQSQGMGRLGRKWISFLGGNLYFSIYWHMVKRKVFNTIFSPMVAVVVAETLKILGVRMVRIKWPNDIYLNNRKLAGILVEIKNKINDDFLHLIIGIGINLSSFHMSAHYSNMVYKNSWASLQEFDIYINRNLLIFELISVLHDTLRKFEHGDFRSFVMRWSLFDNFYNKKIKLLVNNKILQGINRGINRQGALLLERSGRVYSYLNANIF
- the murB gene encoding UDP-N-acetylmuramate dehydrogenase, encoding MCIFNKVTLKYFNTFSIDVSAESIKEVYSESELLIYWRQATQNNKSVLLLGGGCNVLFLEDYNGVVLLNRIKGLLVHESSNFWHLHIGAGEIWHQLVVYSLFRNMPGLENLAWIPGYVGAAPIHNIGAFGVELQQFCEYVDVLQLNNGEKIRFMSFDCKFGYRDSIFKKKFYKYAVVAVGLKISKIWHPVLNYRSLRSLNVSEISPIQLFRFIYDLRCRSIPDPSVIGNAGSFFKNPIVDRNIADNLSNCYPDMPCSFQCNGKVKLFAAWLIDSCHLKGYRLGNAGVYSKQSLVLINSNQCATGIEIVKLACFIRNRVADKFSIWLEPEVRFIDAHGEIDAIKLFNELC